Proteins encoded within one genomic window of Streptomyces kaniharaensis:
- a CDS encoding ALF repeat-containing protein, translating to MTDIPKSAGTPRKRLRARLLTATAFALAATMAGTTVAQALPSDAGPAPMPAEYRSRVVDAWTGGGLAVRDEAEKALRGSDADITTFLTSTLARAQASDERFAVIAMLSNTGKGVRDAASKALSGSDADVHAFVTSGWQNPMMDDRRVAILSVITGADAGVRTAGGKALDDGTAQAMDDFLTSGRFKAQEEDDRVAVLRLMGVYTGAEFTKQANRVLNGTPADIREFLRSGQYLAQARDQETLSVKQLAQAASDATKRAQTETAAAKEAGDQAEAAAAQAKQAAQTAAAEAAAAKDDADKTGAAANKAAQAAQAAAQAAKTAIDASNTAVSAAQTAATAARSAASAAAAAGQAASRAYNAAAGAAGDASQAKAAREAAQGARDAAAGARDAAAAAASAAEAGTRAGQAGSAAARAANNAAAAAEASAQAASSAGAATTQAARARNAATTARNAANAATAAATRAENLATSAAAAASEANVRANAAADHAEKAAKAADDSANAAGQAQNWADIAGRHADAAAAAAKTASDAVTQAQNIEKLARDAETAKLEADKLLGVTQADLLLKDEQATQVRFDQQQTEAATQDGATKDLVKQAAAPGADTRTAAKAGRAAAVNLLKSTGAWTRASAQAALAGPDEAVVSWAKTDYQRSMRMDDREKIVAVSKVGNATLASAAQKSLESTDPKAVEAFLSGGALQAQSDDMRMQILRLITGGGKALQRDGGAALSDGSVPVMAAFLSSGYAKALAEDDRVAAIGIVTSGGPNVQAAGAVALAGPSWMQHDFVSKTQFKAAQKDADTDAHVSSVLAMISNAAKDAVTANQSAQLAYQIAANARGAAQDAANWASQAQQSAQAAKGYADDAKAKSTAADASAAAAAASAQKAKSAAATAQSANRQANYSATQATTSAKQAVNSASSAKASAAAAAASASAAGKDASAAAQAASDANGIAAQKREQEQAAAAAAAAAQAQANANNHVDPVNQPANDSVTVPVVSKPTPGQPPKDDKQLFRDYGDFLGNVSTWTGIAAGVAAVIPGGQPIALGLTVVSLGAGVFGSLYKGIGYGFTSHEFTFAAATTALSGIGAGVSGVMAWGRGEMAKAGVKVVESVGEKLSNAGHNIVSSFVSLFGDDD from the coding sequence ATGACGGACATACCCAAGAGCGCGGGAACACCCCGCAAGCGTTTACGTGCCCGCTTGCTGACGGCGACCGCGTTCGCCCTGGCTGCGACGATGGCGGGGACCACGGTCGCCCAGGCGCTTCCGTCCGACGCCGGCCCGGCGCCGATGCCGGCCGAATACCGATCACGGGTGGTCGACGCCTGGACGGGCGGCGGCCTCGCCGTTCGCGACGAGGCCGAGAAGGCGCTGCGCGGCTCGGACGCCGACATCACGACCTTCCTGACCAGTACGCTCGCCCGTGCCCAGGCATCGGACGAGCGGTTCGCCGTCATCGCAATGCTGAGCAACACGGGCAAGGGCGTGCGTGACGCCGCGTCGAAGGCGCTGAGCGGCTCGGACGCCGACGTCCACGCGTTCGTCACCAGCGGCTGGCAGAACCCGATGATGGACGACCGCCGGGTGGCGATCCTGTCCGTCATCACCGGCGCTGACGCCGGCGTCCGGACGGCCGGTGGCAAGGCGCTCGACGACGGCACGGCCCAGGCCATGGACGACTTCCTGACCAGTGGCCGGTTCAAGGCGCAGGAGGAGGACGACCGCGTCGCCGTCCTGCGGCTGATGGGCGTCTACACCGGCGCGGAGTTCACCAAGCAGGCCAACCGGGTGCTCAACGGCACCCCCGCCGACATTCGCGAGTTCCTGCGCAGCGGCCAGTACCTGGCCCAGGCCAGGGACCAGGAGACGCTGTCCGTCAAGCAGCTCGCCCAGGCCGCGAGCGACGCCACCAAGCGGGCCCAGACCGAGACCGCCGCCGCCAAGGAGGCCGGCGACCAGGCCGAAGCCGCCGCCGCGCAGGCCAAGCAGGCCGCGCAGACGGCCGCCGCCGAGGCCGCCGCGGCCAAGGACGACGCGGACAAGACGGGCGCTGCTGCCAACAAGGCAGCCCAGGCAGCCCAGGCCGCCGCGCAGGCCGCCAAGACCGCGATCGACGCCTCCAACACGGCGGTGTCGGCGGCGCAGACGGCCGCCACCGCGGCCCGCTCGGCCGCGTCCGCCGCAGCTGCCGCAGGCCAGGCCGCCAGCCGCGCCTACAACGCCGCGGCCGGCGCCGCGGGCGACGCGAGCCAGGCCAAGGCCGCCCGCGAAGCCGCCCAGGGCGCTCGCGACGCGGCCGCCGGTGCCCGGGACGCTGCGGCGGCCGCCGCCAGCGCCGCCGAGGCCGGTACCAGGGCGGGCCAGGCCGGCTCCGCCGCGGCCCGCGCCGCGAACAACGCCGCCGCTGCCGCCGAGGCCAGCGCACAGGCCGCGAGCTCGGCCGGGGCGGCCACCACCCAGGCGGCCCGTGCCCGCAACGCGGCCACGACGGCGCGCAACGCGGCCAACGCGGCCACCGCCGCGGCCACCCGAGCCGAGAACCTCGCCACCTCGGCCGCCGCGGCCGCCAGCGAGGCCAACGTCCGGGCCAACGCCGCCGCCGACCACGCCGAGAAGGCCGCCAAGGCCGCCGACGACTCGGCCAACGCGGCCGGGCAGGCCCAGAACTGGGCGGACATCGCGGGCCGGCACGCGGACGCCGCGGCAGCCGCCGCCAAGACCGCGTCCGACGCGGTCACGCAGGCCCAGAACATCGAGAAGCTCGCCCGCGACGCCGAGACGGCGAAGCTGGAGGCGGACAAGCTGCTCGGCGTCACCCAGGCCGACCTCCTCCTCAAGGACGAGCAGGCCACCCAGGTCCGCTTCGACCAGCAGCAGACCGAGGCCGCCACGCAGGACGGTGCGACGAAGGACCTCGTCAAGCAGGCGGCGGCTCCCGGCGCCGACACCAGGACGGCTGCGAAGGCCGGCCGGGCGGCGGCGGTCAACCTGCTGAAGTCCACCGGCGCCTGGACCCGTGCCTCGGCCCAGGCCGCCCTCGCCGGGCCGGACGAGGCCGTGGTGAGCTGGGCGAAGACGGACTACCAGCGCAGCATGCGCATGGACGACCGCGAGAAGATCGTCGCCGTCTCGAAGGTCGGCAACGCGACCCTCGCGAGCGCCGCCCAGAAGTCACTGGAGAGCACCGACCCCAAGGCGGTCGAGGCCTTCCTCAGCGGCGGCGCGCTCCAGGCCCAGTCCGACGACATGCGGATGCAGATCCTCCGGCTGATCACCGGCGGCGGCAAGGCCCTCCAGCGGGACGGCGGCGCGGCCCTGAGCGACGGCAGCGTGCCCGTCATGGCCGCGTTCCTGTCCAGCGGTTACGCCAAGGCGCTCGCCGAGGACGACCGGGTGGCCGCCATCGGGATCGTGACCAGCGGCGGGCCGAACGTGCAGGCGGCGGGCGCGGTCGCGCTGGCCGGACCGTCCTGGATGCAGCACGACTTCGTCTCGAAGACGCAGTTCAAGGCGGCCCAGAAGGACGCCGACACCGACGCGCACGTGTCCTCCGTGCTGGCGATGATCTCCAACGCGGCGAAGGACGCGGTCACCGCCAACCAGAGCGCCCAGCTCGCCTACCAGATCGCGGCGAACGCACGTGGCGCCGCACAGGACGCGGCGAACTGGGCGAGCCAGGCGCAGCAGTCGGCCCAGGCGGCGAAGGGGTACGCGGACGACGCCAAGGCCAAGTCCACCGCCGCGGACGCGTCCGCTGCCGCTGCGGCCGCGTCGGCGCAGAAGGCCAAGAGTGCGGCGGCCACCGCCCAGAGCGCCAACCGCCAGGCCAACTACTCCGCCACCCAGGCCACGACCTCCGCGAAGCAGGCCGTGAACTCGGCGTCGAGCGCGAAGGCTTCGGCTGCCGCGGCCGCGGCCAGCGCGAGCGCCGCGGGCAAGGACGCGAGCGCGGCCGCCCAGGCCGCGAGCGACGCCAACGGGATCGCCGCCCAGAAGCGCGAGCAGGAGCAGGCCGCCGCTGCCGCTGCTGCCGCCGCCCAGGCCCAGGCCAACGCCAACAACCACGTCGACCCGGTGAACCAGCCGGCCAACGACTCGGTGACCGTCCCGGTGGTGAGCAAGCCGACGCCGGGTCAGCCGCCGAAGGACGACAAGCAGCTGTTCCGGGACTACGGCGACTTCCTGGGCAACGTGAGCACCTGGACCGGAATTGCGGCGGGCGTTGCGGCGGTCATTCCGGGCGGACAGCCCATCGCGCTCGGCCTCACGGTGGTATCCCTGGGCGCGGGCGTCTTCGGAAGCCTCTACAAGGGGATCGGCTACGGCTTCACCAGCCACGAGTTCACGTTCGCCGCGGCGACCACGGCGCTCTCGGGCATCGGCGCCGGTGTGTCCGGCGTGATGGCCTGGGGCCGAGGGGAAATGGCCAAGGCAGGCGTGAAGGTGGTCGAGTCGGTCGGCGAGAAGCTGTCGAACGCGGGGCACAACATCGTCTCGTCCTTCGTCAGCCTGTTCGGGGACGACGACTAG
- a CDS encoding Tat pathway signal sequence domain protein, producing the protein MRIRRTLGTAALAALALAATAVGPARADASAVLTTGSLGGPAATVGDVLTASLLPGTSATFYDSATSTKGISCAVSSFSATVTDNPAAPGNAVEQLNTQTFDSCTSNVMGVTGVQSITVDNLSYTNTVGDGPGSPVTLAPGAAGPMQTTVVLNTILGSVSCVYQQAASISGTTSNTDNSIGFAAQPFGLSSGSSLCSSTGYFTATYGPVTDTSAAGSPLIYVN; encoded by the coding sequence ATGCGCATCCGCCGCACCCTAGGAACCGCAGCCCTCGCCGCACTCGCCCTCGCCGCCACCGCCGTCGGCCCCGCCCGGGCCGACGCCTCCGCCGTCCTGACCACCGGCAGCCTCGGCGGCCCGGCCGCGACCGTCGGCGACGTCCTCACCGCCAGCCTGCTGCCCGGCACGTCCGCCACCTTCTACGACAGCGCCACCAGCACCAAGGGCATCAGCTGCGCCGTCTCCTCGTTCTCCGCCACGGTCACCGACAACCCGGCCGCACCCGGCAACGCCGTCGAGCAGCTCAACACCCAGACCTTCGACTCCTGCACGTCCAACGTCATGGGCGTCACCGGCGTCCAGAGCATCACCGTCGACAACCTGTCCTACACCAACACCGTCGGCGACGGCCCCGGCAGCCCGGTCACCCTCGCGCCCGGCGCGGCCGGCCCGATGCAGACCACGGTGGTGCTCAACACCATCCTGGGCAGCGTCAGCTGCGTCTACCAGCAGGCGGCCAGCATCTCCGGCACCACCTCCAACACCGACAACAGCATCGGCTTCGCCGCCCAGCCGTTCGGCCTCAGCTCCGGTTCGAGCCTGTGCTCCTCGACCGGCTACTTCACCGCCACGTACGGCCCCGTCACCGACACCTCCGCTGCGGGCAGCCCGCTGATCTACGTCAACTGA
- a CDS encoding trypsin-like serine protease gives MFRSRPRAAWMTGMLASAAVVGSLVSAGTANALIGDSVPNGTYAFTTKLDIGGQRSCTGSLVDPYWVLTASSCFADDPAQPQALQAGAPKLKTVATVGRTDLTTNAGFSSEVTQLVPRADRDLVLVKLAQPAQGIPTVKVGAAPTAGETLTVAGYGRTKDEWVPNTLHSASFTVQSSTATTVAVTGKTAGKDAICKGDTGGPALRATTGGGVELAGVNSLSWQGGCLGSGAETRTGAVETRVDDLASWVFDTRLHTASLKNNYSGLCAYVPWQTPQDMANLVQVGCDRQYVDQIWDLQKVDGGYSLRNVKSNKCAYVPWQTPNNGAEVVQIFCDPQYVDQVWKLEPVSGGGYQLRNVKSNKCMTGWSREAAAGQKLTQFDCIPEYSDQVFTI, from the coding sequence GTGTTTCGCTCACGTCCGCGCGCCGCGTGGATGACGGGGATGCTCGCCTCGGCCGCCGTCGTCGGCAGCCTGGTGAGTGCCGGTACGGCCAACGCCCTGATCGGTGACAGCGTGCCGAACGGCACCTACGCGTTCACCACCAAGCTCGACATCGGCGGCCAGCGCTCGTGCACCGGTTCCCTGGTGGACCCGTACTGGGTGCTGACGGCGAGCAGCTGTTTCGCCGACGACCCGGCGCAGCCGCAGGCGCTGCAGGCCGGTGCGCCGAAGCTGAAGACGGTCGCGACGGTTGGACGCACCGACCTGACGACCAACGCCGGGTTCTCGTCCGAGGTGACGCAGCTGGTGCCGCGTGCCGACCGTGACCTGGTGCTGGTGAAGCTCGCTCAGCCCGCGCAGGGCATCCCCACCGTCAAGGTGGGCGCCGCGCCGACCGCCGGTGAGACCCTCACCGTGGCCGGCTACGGCCGCACCAAGGACGAGTGGGTGCCGAACACGCTGCACAGCGCCTCGTTCACCGTCCAGTCCTCGACCGCCACCACCGTCGCCGTCACCGGCAAGACGGCCGGCAAGGACGCGATCTGCAAGGGCGACACCGGCGGCCCGGCGCTGCGCGCCACGACAGGCGGCGGCGTGGAGCTGGCTGGCGTCAACAGCCTGTCCTGGCAGGGTGGTTGCCTCGGTTCCGGCGCGGAGACCCGGACCGGCGCGGTGGAGACCCGGGTGGACGACCTGGCGAGCTGGGTGTTCGACACCCGGCTGCACACGGCCTCGCTGAAGAACAACTACAGCGGCCTGTGCGCCTACGTGCCGTGGCAGACGCCGCAGGACATGGCCAACCTGGTCCAGGTCGGCTGCGACCGCCAGTACGTCGACCAGATCTGGGACCTCCAGAAGGTCGACGGCGGCTACTCGCTGCGCAACGTCAAGTCCAACAAGTGCGCCTACGTGCCGTGGCAGACGCCGAACAACGGCGCCGAGGTGGTCCAGATCTTCTGCGACCCGCAGTACGTCGACCAGGTGTGGAAGCTGGAGCCGGTGAGCGGCGGCGGCTACCAGCTGCGCAACGTCAAGAGCAACAAGTGCATGACCGGCTGGTCGCGGGAGGCCGCAGCCGGTCAGAAGCTGACCCAGTTCGACTGCATCCCGGAGTACTCGGACCAGGTCTTCACGATCTGA
- a CDS encoding TetR/AcrR family transcriptional regulator, whose protein sequence is MEGNSFGGADVVLLPGARTGRDPARSIKRGPSRLPPDVVAATQRERLLDGLVHTVAEHGYQHATVSDICRAAGVTRPVFYELFSGKEDAFLAAHRHGTGVVIRRMAAAFAVEPDWCTGIRQALDAMLRLLAGVPAFATMAVIEIEAVGPAGRRERDQLLKKFRAFFAEVPQLPGGIEVEAVVDAVVGGVYSAVYRQVGSGRTGELEDLLPVLSLFCLAPFLGPAEAGRRLGLADG, encoded by the coding sequence ATGGAGGGAAATTCCTTCGGGGGTGCCGACGTGGTCCTGCTGCCGGGCGCGCGGACCGGCCGCGACCCGGCCCGTTCGATCAAGCGCGGCCCCAGCCGGCTGCCCCCGGACGTGGTCGCCGCGACGCAGCGCGAGCGGCTGCTCGACGGGCTGGTCCACACCGTCGCCGAACACGGCTACCAGCATGCGACGGTCAGCGACATCTGCCGCGCCGCCGGGGTGACCAGGCCGGTGTTCTACGAGCTGTTCAGCGGCAAGGAAGACGCCTTCCTGGCCGCCCACCGGCACGGCACCGGGGTGGTGATCCGGCGGATGGCGGCGGCCTTCGCGGTCGAGCCGGACTGGTGCACGGGCATTCGGCAGGCGCTCGACGCGATGCTCCGGCTGCTGGCCGGCGTACCGGCGTTCGCGACCATGGCGGTGATCGAGATCGAGGCGGTCGGCCCGGCCGGGCGGCGGGAGCGCGATCAACTCCTCAAGAAGTTCCGGGCGTTCTTCGCCGAGGTGCCGCAACTGCCGGGCGGGATCGAGGTGGAGGCCGTGGTCGACGCGGTGGTGGGCGGCGTCTACAGCGCGGTGTACCGGCAGGTGGGCTCCGGCAGGACGGGCGAACTCGAGGATCTTCTGCCGGTGTTGAGCCTGTTCTGTCTCGCGCCCTTCCTCGGGCCGGCCGAGGCCGGCCGTCGCCTGGGTCTCGCGGACGGATGA
- a CDS encoding DUF6230 family protein gives MAMSEEAAAAAEAPDTPPGPRRGRVRLKRTALMAVPAVVAGGVLMTLTAQGVLAANFAISGMPFTITADKLDGKGFEQFGSLDHMIPKSPNQGNTGGQVLVAVSAIKNAEITNLCQSVDLGGINLVIHAGDAGTPVSAQDLTTDSDLLSGDASFNNIEIGGDASTYTKAGVKGNPGVFGQQADTVTMTHVRQHNYASTAVQFKLPNLKLSFSSKGC, from the coding sequence ATGGCCATGTCCGAGGAGGCCGCCGCGGCGGCCGAGGCACCCGACACACCGCCCGGGCCGAGAAGAGGACGTGTCCGTCTGAAGCGCACCGCGCTGATGGCCGTCCCGGCCGTCGTCGCCGGGGGCGTCCTGATGACGCTCACCGCACAGGGCGTGCTCGCCGCGAACTTCGCCATCTCCGGCATGCCGTTCACGATCACCGCCGACAAGCTCGACGGCAAGGGCTTCGAGCAGTTCGGCAGCCTGGACCACATGATCCCGAAGAGCCCCAACCAGGGGAACACCGGCGGTCAGGTGCTGGTCGCGGTGTCGGCGATCAAGAACGCCGAGATCACCAACCTCTGCCAGAGCGTCGACCTCGGCGGCATCAACCTGGTGATCCACGCGGGCGACGCCGGCACGCCGGTCAGCGCGCAGGACCTGACGACCGACTCCGACCTGCTCTCCGGCGACGCGTCGTTCAACAACATCGAGATCGGCGGGGACGCCAGCACCTACACCAAGGCCGGGGTCAAGGGGAACCCGGGCGTCTTCGGGCAGCAGGCCGACACCGTCACCATGACCCACGTCAGGCAGCACAACTACGCCAGCACGGCGGTGCAGTTCAAGCTGCCCAACCTGAAGCTGAGCTTCAGCTCGAAGGGCTGCTAG